tagtgtagtgtaatgtaatgtaatatagtataatgtaatataatgtagtgtagtgtagtgtaatgtaatgtaatatagtataatgtaatataatgtagtgtaatgtagtgtagtgtaatgtagtgtagtgtagtgtagtgtagtgtaatgtagtgtaatgtagtgtagtgtagtgtaatgtagtatagtgtagtgtagtatagtgtagtgtggtgtaatgtaatgtaatgtaaagtaatgtaatttaatgtagagtaatgtaatgtatggtaATACTGTATGGCAACATCTCcaggtgtaatataatgtaatgtaaagtaatgtaatataatgtaatgtaatgtagtgtaatgtaatgtaatgtaatgtaatgtaataccgtATGACTAGCATCTCCAGACGCGGTGTCGTGGGTACACATGGTTGAAACTACGCATCACTAAGCTGTATaatatgtaatgtagtgtaatgtaatgcaatgtaataatgtatggCTAACATCtccaggtgtaatgtaatgtaatgtaatgtaataccgtATGGCCAACATCTCCAGACGCGGTGTCGTGGGTACTGTGTAGTTGTGAGAGTGAGGCCATGGAGGAGCGTAGGCGGAGCCTGGCGGGCAGCAGGCCGTCTCTGGAGCTCATGGCGGCCGTCTTGAGGCGGATGGCTTCCTGTAGCCGCATGGACGGGCTGCCGCTCGAGGACGATGGGGTCTTGGTCGTCGCCGCCGCTGTTGTCGCCGCGGGAGAGCTCAACTTCATGCTCAGCGACTTGCGTACGGGTTTCTGAGGCACTGCTGCTGGGCTCCGACTGGCGTCCTGGTGATCGAAGATTGATCATCACATTGTTTTGAATAACaagaatgggtaacactttacttgacgccggcgtcatacggatgacataacagtgtcataatagtgtcaaaacagtgtcatgacacagtcatgagcgagtcataaacatggtgtcagtgtcataaatgttttatggtcatgaaaagttgacattgttggggctgtctttgtcataactgaatgtcacttaatgataagGTAATAAAATGTTGATGacgttgacataatgtttatgacacatctgGATGCCTCATGAAACtgctatgacactgttatgtcatgtgtatgacacctgcatcaagtaaagtgttgtaatactttggtgtgtgtgtgcacacatgtactgtatgtatactgtgTCTCAGTCGATCTATGAAGGTGAGTACAGTTTGGGAAACTGCTTGGAAACTACATCATTTGTAATGTCTGATTGTTGATTGATTATAATAATTATTTAGTAGAAATTACTTAGATGCAATCCTATAATTTCCACCTTATTAGTGAGCAGTAATAAAACGTGTAAGTAATATAAACTGTTGTTTTTGACTGACAGATTTTAAATAATAGATTAAAAACTAAAAAATGACAGAGGCTGTATATTGATATGTCACAGTTGATCCTCCAATGATATATATACatttaaacatacagtatgtcaatcGTGATCCTCCATAAAAGACATATTGATGAATAAATTTAAACATATGTCAAAAGTGATcataaataaaagatatattgATGGATACATTTAAACATATGTCCCAAGTGATCATAAATATAAGATATATTGATGGATACATTTAAACATATGTCCCAAGTGATGCTCCATACCTGGTGGCTTGGTGTGCGGTCCCCGCTGGGTGCTGCGCTACTGggtgacgatgaggaggagggggaggtcaCCGCCTGCTCCTCATCCGCTCCCACTGTGCGAAGCCGCACCATCTGCAGCAGAGACGGTGTGACGAGAGGGATGTTGGCGTCCTCCTTTGGAGTGGGAGAGCTCTTGCCTCGCGACAACACATCCTTGCTActactgccgctgctgctgctgttgcggtTCTCTCTGCCCATCAGGCTGTTGCGGTTCTCCCTGCCCATCAGGCTGGGCTGCCTCCTGAAGGTCACAGCGGCCGGCGCCTCCACTAGAGGACAGGCGGCAACAGGAGCTGGGGCTGGAGGTGGAGTTTGATTGTCTGAACACGGTGGCGTCCCTGGAGCCGTTTCAGTGCTAACACAAGCCACAGGTGAAGCGTCAGCACCTGAGTCTTGTGTAGGTATGTGAGGGACAGAAGCCTGATCTATCGGTGAAGGCGCGTGGGATTCTGAGGCCATTTCGGTGGTGGTGGAAAATGGTGTAGGCGTCAACCGTTGTGGAGCAGGTCGGGGTTCCTCTAAGGGTGCTGCTGGGATCTCTTGATCTCTCAGTGCAGGTGCAGATGCAGGTTCTCCTGTAAGTGCCTGAAGATCTTTGGAGGTCGCCGTGCTCAAATCTGTAGGCTCACAGCTCTCTGTAAGATGACCCACTGGTGGGTGACTCTCAGAAACTCCCAAATCTGCTTTTGAAACAACAACCTCCTGGGGCTGTTGACTCATCACCTCAGGTGGGTTGTTGAGAGTTGTTGCAACAGGATTTTCGTCAGATTTGAGGTCTTTCTTCACCTCCAGCTTTGGGTCTGCAGAAACTGGCTCTACAGCATTGTCAGCTGCTGGGGCCGCCTGACGTTGACGTTGCCGCAGCAGCTCCACTTCCTGAGCTGCTGTTGTTGTCACAGCACCTGTTGCCGTggactgactctgactctgagagTGTTGCGTTGTTGGGTGAGCTGGGTGAGTTTGGTGAGTTTGGTGAGTTTGGTGAGTTTGGTGAGTTAGATGAGTTAGATGAGTTTGGTGAGTTAGATGTGTTGTTGGGTGAGTTGGATGAGTTAGATGAGTTTGGTGAGTTTGCTCCAGCTCCAGGAGAGTTAGCGGTGAGAATGGCGGTGGTGGGGGAGGGAAGTCCATCTCATCCTGCCCCTCGTAGACGTCGGCCAAGTCGGGCAGgtcaagcagaggaggaggaggaggtggccagACCGACTCCATGTAGAgtacctccccctcttcctcatcctctttctcttcatcctcctcagaCAGAGGAGGTGCTGTATCTGTTTttgcaggaggtggaggtggtagaTGTGCGGGAGGAGGCGATGGCGGAGGGGAGGAGCCACTGGGTTTCGGCTGTTTAGAAGAAGAGCTGTTTTGTCCATTCGACACTATATTCGCTATCTTACACGGCACCTCTGGAACTGACGGCTCCTGGGCTTTCTCTCCACGTGCTGCCTGTGGACCTGATGAAGTCTTCATGTTACCAGTGCTGCTGTTGACAACTTTGGCATCTGAGatgactgtgtctgtgttcttGGTAGTAGGAGATGACAGGGGTGTTTCTGGCGAAGGCCTGACTTGATCTTTGTGGGAGTAGCTGATGTGGGCAAGTCCCTGTATACTTTGCTGCAGCTGCTCTGGTTTCTGGCCACACGCTGCCTGTGGACCTGAAATCTCCATGTTACCATTTGTGCTGTTGACAACTTTGGCCTTGGCGATGatgactgtgtctgtgttcttGATTGGAGATAGGGGTGTTTCTGGTGAGGGCCTGACTTGATCTTTGTGGGCAGCAAGTCCCTGTATACTTTGCTGCAGCTGCTCTGGTTTCTGTCCTGGTTTGATGCGGATGCTCTTCTTCATaaccggtggtggtggtgccttcTTGGGAGTCACAGTTCCCTTGTCCTCTATTGGCCTGTTGTTTTTAGAGATCAGGCTTCCATCGCCAGCATGGCAAGATTCTTTCCTCTGATGCCCGTCTTGTGTCACGCTGTCTTTCACACGCAGAGCTACCATGTCAACATTTCCTACAGTCTGGGACTCGTGGTGTTTATTTTCCGTCGTGCTTTCAGGTACTTGCAGCTCTTGAACGTTATAACTCTCCTGTTTTTCCATTTGAGGGGCAAcagcatcaacatcatcatcaacatccacTCCCCTGGTGGTCGTCGTCTTTGGGTCCGCTTCTCGCTCCTCTGGGGGTATTTGGCTTTGCGGCGTCGTCTGGTGGCTGACGCTACTCTGATGCCTCTGCTGTAAGTGGAGAAGTTTGTTCATGTCTGGAGGTGGGCCGCACAGAAGTTCGAAGGTGCGTCTGTTGTGTGCCCATGTTTCCGGAGGTGGGGGAACGGGGGCTTTCACGCTGGGGGGCGGCGGGATGCTGAGGAGATCCCTGAAGTCCACTGTGGAGGAAGGGTGGGAAACGGTGTTAGCCGCCTGAGGAGATGTTTTGGTGGTGTTGATGGTATCGATGGTGGTcatggtgttgatggtggttgtggtgttggtggtgttgcttGGGGTTTCCTCTGCTGTCTGATCTGGAGGAACAGCTGAAGGAGGACCCAAAGCTTGGAGGTTGGAGACGGTCGTCAACAACGACGACTTTGAGCCTGTCCTCTCCGGCTTGGGCGGTTTTGCTTTCCTCTCCGGTGTGGTGGCGGTggtaagaggaggagggcagatcATCTCCTTTGGTGAAAGTGTCGGGGTACCGCTTTGGCTGGAATAACCACTAGAGGGCGACAAAGTCCTGTCAAAGTTTCCCCCTCCTGCAGTGGAGTCATCATGCTGTGGAAGAAGAAGAGGGCTGATTGGCTCTGTCGACCCCACAATGTTGGGGTAGGCGGGATTTAGAGGGCTGGAGGCGGTGGACGATTGGCAGTCGCCGTCATCAATCACAGTGCTGGAGTTGAAGGAAGTGCTTCCTGTAGTGGAAGTTGGAGACATGGTGTCCTCTTGTTTCGCCCAGGTCACATTCTGCATGGTGTCCTCTTGTTTCGCCCAGGTCACATTCTGACCCCTACAGGCCTCCGTACCTCCCGCCTCTTTGGCTTTCCTCTCCATCTTCTGCTGGTGCAGCGAGTACGTTCTTCTCGGGGGTGCCGGGGGCTGTTTTTTGGTCTTCGTCACGGAGAGGCTACGTGAGAACACCTGGCTGTTCCGATTATTCTCCTCGTCTTCGTCACCTGCGTCCTCGGCAGCACCTTCGCCTTcgccatcttcctcttcctcatcatcatcctccactTTGGCCAACGTCACCCTCCGACTGCCGCCGTCCTTCTTCTCAGGGTAGAAGGAGCTCATTGGGACTCTTGTAACATGTGCTGTGTTCATGTCTACTACGCCCTCCTTGGCTCCTATGCCCTCCAccgtagcagcagtagcagggaTGGAGACCATGTTGTCCTTGGTGGATGACGTGGTGGAGTTGGACACGATGGTCTCGGAGGAGTGCGAGTGGCAGCTGTGTGAGGAGGACGGAGGCTCCAGGGTGTCGGCCGCCCCGCCGGAGCGCGAGGACCCCGGGCTGGTCGTGGCAGACGATTGGCTGCGCAGGCTGTTCTTGCTGACCGCCAGGCTGCCGCTGCGGCTGCGGGTGCGGTCGatctgtacagtagagtagagagagagtatcatttattgatcccagggtgaaattaaggtatcaagtagcatacagataaaaaagataaaagataAAAAGATAAAAAACGAGAAAAACTAgaaaaagtgtccaaagtgtcaaGACGCCCATTTTTTTGTCCCCAAGGGAaaatttgttctcaccaccataGCAGTCTTGTCACAGCCTACACCAGGTATACATAAGGCATTCATAACAGATATCAAGATATTAAACACAATTGAACATTGACATACTAGACATTGATAACAGTCACATACTAGATACAGACTGGATACATTGATGACAACCACACACTAGATACATACCGACTCAGACATTTAcagacagcacagaacacaacatGATGACAGTCACTATATACACTCCAGGAGGGTCAGATGCAGGGGGTCACTATGGGATGTTGTTTAGTGCAGTGATGGCGTATGGAACCAATCTTTTGTTGAAGCGTGCTCGCCTCCATCTGATGGATCCGCACTGTACAATGCTGGAGTTCCTACTTGTGCAGCTTGGCTGAGAAATCTTATGTATGAATTCATTTGCAGGgcatctgagtcacaaaataccctagttgctgtcctggctagccctaaatgtagctctgtgagactcttctcaaacatgtggaatcactggcgagcatgcctgtatgtgggacaatgaattgagaattatgatatatctttgtatgttgttgtgtttttttttaagttttgtactgtgttgtgatgctttgtTTTTAATGtcatatggatccccctgggtctgaaataaagaaagagttGATTGAATTGTACCTGTCTATGACGTCGATGGCGGCGGGCAGGATGGCGTTGGGGATGATGGTGGACATGTAGGTGGCCTGAGGGGAGACGGACATGACGGGGCCCAGCGGCTCCTGCAGGAAGCTGGCGGACGACGAGCAGGAAGTGGACGAGGATGTCAGGCCGGGCACCGCCAGGGACTTGGGACGCTGCTGCTGCAGTGGAGAGGTGCGCCGGGGGCCACATCTGGAAgagtagcaagagagagagagagagagagagagagagagagagagagagagagagagagagagagagagagagagagatacagtgagagagagagagagagagagagagagagagagagagagagacagaaccagacaagcagagagagagagggagagactttattaatccccaaggggcaCCTGGCTATACACACAGCACATAATAGcctattacgtaagggttaacgttcggcgagaaggtcgctaccgtggaatagcagcacgacagagagaatctttagaccccgacgcggagcggagactcgctgctattccacaaagcgaccgactcgccgaaagttaacccgcttattatatggatatacttaaatgattcacacatgcggggacatttctttagacctatttaatgttaagattgttgctgcgcaaaacaaaacagtgccgttgtggaacaccgctaggcaacagctaggtaggatagccaggacaacaggtgttgtctatcacagcagctgattagagtgacaaaagaccggaccccctgcggagtgatatgaaacattcgctttagccactgacttgtatacaagccagtggctttagtttagcagtgaacgtcttgttgccattgacagcggtagccaggacaacgggtgctgtctatcacatcagctgattagagtcttgttgaaaagtcgctttagcagtgaaaagtcttgttgccattgacagcggtctgttatagaccaacccgtccgttatcgaaaaataacagacgtccgaacgttggggagccccgttgaaatgaatggagcattcgacagatgacgtcacaaccatataataaagtagaGTAATGTAGCCAGTATTGTATagctgtaatatagtgtaatatagcCAGTATAGTATTGTAATATATTACAGTACTCTACTACTGACCTGTGTGCCAGGGCCAGGTGATCAGTATTATTATACTACTACTGTATagctgtaatatagtgtaatatagcCAGTATAGTATTGTAATATATTACAGTAGTGTAATGGTAGTCTACTACTGACCTGTGTGCGAGGGCCAGGTCGTCGCGGTACAGGGCCTGTAGGTGTTGCCGTAGTAACTGCTCCTCTCGGGAGGCCTGCAGGGTCTCGATGCTCAGCAGGTGCACACGCACGCCCTCGCGACTCGGCTCCGGGCCCTCGCCGTCCACCGTCGGGATGATCACCACGTCCGAGGAGTGTCCCCTGTCGTCgacatcatcatcgtcgtcatcgtctTCATCTGCCGGCTGCTCCTGGGAGGGGCTTGACCTCTGCATGACTGGAACaggaaacaaacacaacaacgtactgttttaatatatatattatattacaacaACTTGCTGTTACCTGGTACAGGACACAACAATGTACTGTTATCTGGACACAGACACAACAACATACTGTTTTAATATATATTGATATTACAACAACGTACTGTAATCTGGAAcaggacacagacacaacaacgtactgttttaaaaatatataaacacaATAACCaaaggcggactttccattaggcaaaccaaggcaattgcctagggccctgaccaaatctgtcctcaaTAGGGCCCCTcaactgtcacatcagtcgcggtaaacacaccAAAAATAGGCTCTATCTCAATTTGTCACTTGTACTTCTACTGGCACTCATGTACAGTAATCGAagatactatgtgtgtgtgtgtgaggtgtgaggtgtgtgtgtgtggtgtgtgtgtgttgacataccAAGTTCCTTGTGGACCTGTTGTGGTATTCCCATGATAGTAgttctcctgttcctcctcttgctcctctccgGTCTCCTCACCGCTGGGTTTAGGGGCTTAAACGTGGACCCTGGGAGGCACATGGAGGTGTAGAGTAAGGAGATGCTTAGCCTGGAGAGCCAAATGATGCTAGTATAATAATGCTATAAGGACTCTGGCGTGTCACGGAGACCTAGCCTCCTCACTAATGGGTTCAGGGGGTTTAAAGGTggaggtttggcttggaaagtggtggggactagagcatgacacgggagttgATTTTCACTCCCATTCCATCCCGGTCCTAGAAAAaagtcccatcccggactggagtaaaataaacaaatcccatcccgtccactcctgaaaagaatgtctcccaatcctgcccactcacactcaaaatcaaccatactcccgtttcgtcaaaaaaactaagcttttttgtttgttttttgaagaaaaatattCTGCCTTCCAGAATGCCACGAGtacctagcctagcgcagccagacccgtacagcaaaaagcccccgggagcaaattcaatttgcggtcgctaggggcgtctagatttctaggctaacgagtaccccctaacttgtgttttacattgctttttctattccagtgtgactatgctcccatGCATTTGTTGAAatttaatttttccaagtacccctttCCTGTGTGCTcgagtacccctagtggtacacgtacccctggttgggaaacactgccctagtggtacacgtacccctggttgggaaacactgccctagtggtacacatacccctggttgggaaacactgttcaaacACTATTAAATGaatgccgtaccaccagtggaacgctgtagtagtcattgaaaagttaactaccatagcactacactactatgacataggcctaacacagggcctttagaaatgcactacaacttggtcattaacaTTCTGGTTACTGCAAATTTCTAACACAGTGTCTTGAAGGGTTAAACACTTTTGCgtcggggggtgctgtggcacatcGTGCTAAGCCTCCctcatttgggcttacattgcccacggggaccacggttcgagtccctgccccatctctctctcccaatcatttcctgtctagtgtctactctcacactgtcctgtaataataaaggccaaaaagcccctcaagaaatactttaaaaaaaaaacactttggtgTCTCTGAGCTTCGGGAAGGAGAATTCTGCCAGTCCTGTCCAGCCCCTGCAGCAGTGGTGTGGTTTGGAATGTCAGCTGCTCTAGTTTTTGTGTCTAGAGGCTTGAGCTTTTTATAGCTACAGTCTGATCCCATCTCCACTCAAACTGCCTCTAGGACCTAGCGCAGACATGGGTATgtgattagggcgtcagacttggagcacaaaggttgccggttcaactcctgacccgccaggtaaggttgatggggggagtaattaaccagtgctctcccccatcctcctccatgactgaggtaccctgagcatgttactgtcccgccgcactgctccctttcgggcgccattagagactgcccccttgcacgggtgaggcataaatgcaatttcgttgtatgcagtgtgctgtgtcacaatggcaatgggagttgtagtttcccagttgggctttcacttcacttcactcttaTTAGAGGCCTTAGAGACCA
The Engraulis encrasicolus isolate BLACKSEA-1 chromosome 20, IST_EnEncr_1.0, whole genome shotgun sequence genome window above contains:
- the LOC134436094 gene encoding NHS-like protein 3; the protein is MSRSCVSGDLVPRDITEILAQQSRCSKGTRTRARAAKNQNNSSGSSSGSSSSTSGSSSLGLGRALGWFRHAPSSSSRQRSSSLGPSRAATTHKPPPEGRAHQPFKAGPNRDEDRAGLTVHYSASQHYQENVFIQASRPKHLEDLHTQAQEGLLQQTLEEHKNGADHQTDQTSVPDGPWPETDVSPEPHQSIDSSPVGVATTASSSSASTPSSFSSRPPLTRQGSTFKPLNPAVRRPERSKRRNRRTTIMGIPQQVHKELVMQRSSPSQEQPADEDDDDDDDVDDRGHSSDVVIIPTVDGEGPEPSREGVRVHLLSIETLQASREEQLLRQHLQALYRDDLALAHRCGPRRTSPLQQQRPKSLAVPGLTSSSTSCSSSASFLQEPLGPVMSVSPQATYMSTIIPNAILPAAIDIDRTRSRSGSLAVSKNSLRSQSSATTSPGSSRSGGAADTLEPPSSSHSCHSHSSETIVSNSTTSSTKDNMVSIPATAATVEGIGAKEGVVDMNTAHVTRVPMSSFYPEKKDGGSRRVTLAKVEDDDEEEEDGEGEGAAEDAGDEDEENNRNSQVFSRSLSVTKTKKQPPAPPRRTYSLHQQKMERKAKEAGGTEACRGQNVTWAKQEDTMQNVTWAKQEDTMSPTSTTGSTSFNSSTVIDDGDCQSSTASSPLNPAYPNIVGSTEPISPLLLPQHDDSTAGGGNFDRTLSPSSGYSSQSGTPTLSPKEMICPPPLTTATTPERKAKPPKPERTGSKSSLLTTVSNLQALGPPSAVPPDQTAEETPSNTTNTTTTINTMTTIDTINTTKTSPQAANTVSHPSSTVDFRDLLSIPPPPSVKAPVPPPPETWAHNRRTFELLCGPPPDMNKLLHLQQRHQSSVSHQTTPQSQIPPEEREADPKTTTTRGVDVDDDVDAVAPQMEKQESYNVQELQVPESTTENKHHESQTVGNVDMVALRVKDSVTQDGHQRKESCHAGDGSLISKNNRPIEDKGTVTPKKAPPPPVMKKSIRIKPGQKPEQLQQSIQGLAAHKDQVRPSPETPLSPIKNTDTVIIAKAKVVNSTNGNMEISGPQAACGQKPEQLQQSIQGLAHISYSHKDQVRPSPETPLSSPTTKNTDTVISDAKVVNSSTGNMKTSSGPQAARGEKAQEPSVPEVPCKIANIVSNGQNSSSSKQPKPSGSSPPPSPPPAHLPPPPPAKTDTAPPLSEEDEEKEDEEEGEVLYMESVWPPPPPPLLDLPDLADVYEGQDEMDFPPPPPPFSPLTLLELEQTHQTHLTHPTHPTTHLTHQTHLTHLTHQTHQTHQTHQTHPAHPTTQHSQSQSQSTATGAVTTTAAQEVELLRQRQRQAAPAADNAVEPVSADPKLEVKKDLKSDENPVATTLNNPPEVMSQQPQEVVVSKADLGVSESHPPVGHLTESCEPTDLSTATSKDLQALTGEPASAPALRDQEIPAAPLEEPRPAPQRLTPTPFSTTTEMASESHAPSPIDQASVPHIPTQDSGADASPVACVSTETAPGTPPCSDNQTPPPAPAPVAACPLVEAPAAVTFRRQPSLMGRENRNSLMGRENRNSSSSGSSSKDVLSRGKSSPTPKEDANIPLVTPSLLQMVRLRTVGADEEQAVTSPSSSSSPSSAAPSGDRTPSHQDASRSPAAVPQKPVRKSLSMKLSSPAATTAAATTKTPSSSSGSPSMRLQEAIRLKTAAMSSRDGLLPARLRLRSSMASLSQLHSTHDTASGDVGHTPPAGGAPLTSPSSTASFIFSKSTKKVVIETTSDPEAQTVVIDSTTLLGLQPPGGQQQQQRHPKHDEAKGSDADVTFHHQDAFAGGEIFCHHCSDRSQWRCCSQLGVSQSTSTDYRCPAMFRRQSRQSKWH